The Leptolyngbya sp. 'hensonii' genome includes the window GATGGGGAAGATCTGGATAGCCTGTACCGCAATCTTTGTGAAGCAGTGATGACTCCTGGTCCGATCGCCGTGATCAACAAGCGCCCCATGTGTGTCGGCATTGACGGACTGGAAGGCTCAACCCACGGTCATGATGTGATTTCCGTGGAGAAGGCGATCGCCTATCTGGAAAAACGGGGTCACGGGGCCGCTGTGGAATTCCTCAAGGGCATCCAGAAGCCGAAAAACACCTACACCTTCATCGGTTCCAGCGATAAGTGGGACTCCAACCGCAACGTCTTTGGAGATGCAGTTGTGGGAATTCTGGGGAAAATGAGTGAGGCCGATCGGAAAGCCAAGGTTCTGGTGGTAGACAGTGACCTGGAAGGCTCCTGCGGTTTGAAGAAGATCCACGATGCTCACCCAGAAGTCTTTATTCCCGCTGGCATCATGGAACGGGGCAACATTTCTGCTGCTGCCGGGTTTGGCATGGAGAAAGGCAAGCAAGGCATTTTTGCCACCTTCGCCGCTTTCCTGGAGATGTGCATCTCAGAAATCACGATGGCACGGTTGAACTACTCCAACCTGCTCTGCCACTTCTCCCACTCCGGCATTGATGACATGGCCGACAACACCTGCCACTTCGGTCTGAACAACTTTTTTGCCGACAATGGGCTGGATGATGGTTATGAAACCCGGCTCTACTTCCCTGCCGATGCTGGACAGATGAAAGCAGTCGTGGAAGCCGTGTTCTTCGATCCGGGCCTACGGTTCATCTTCTCCACCCGCTCCAAGACCCCCTATGTGCTGGATGCCAGTGGCAACAATCTGTATGGCGAGTCGTACCAGTTTGTCCCTGGGAAAGACGAAGTGGTGCGGGAAGGAACCGCAGGCTACATTGTCAGTTTCGGAGATGCCCTCTATCGCTCTCTGGATGCGGCAGAACGGTTGAAACAGGAAGGGATTGATGTGGGGGTGATCAACAAGCCCACCCTGAATGTGGTCGATGAGGACATGCTGCAGAAAGTAGGGTCCAGCCCATTTGTGCTAGTGGTGGAAGCCTTCAACCGTCGCACCGGTTTGGGCAGTCGCTTTGGCTCCTGGTTGTTGGAGCGAGGGCTGACACCGAAGTTTGCCCACCTGGGTACCCACAAAGAAGGCTGCGGCGGATTATGGGAACAGTTCCCCCACCAAGGCATTGACCCCGTGGGCATCATCAGCAAGGTGAAGGAACTGGTGGTGTAGCGTCTTCTGCAGAATGGCCTACAGGTTTTCAGTTGGGCCAGCACCTTAGAGCAAGAATTTTGGGCTTTGCTGAATGCAAATATGAATTACCCTCATCCCCAACCCTTCTCCCGCAGGAGAAGGGAGCTAAAACTCTTGTTCCCTCTCCTTTGGGAGAGGGCTAGGGTGAGGGCTGCATAAGGCTTAAGCACGAAAATCATCCTTCTATTCAGCAACGCCGAATTTTGCATTCTTGATCGCATAAATCAGAACCTCTGAGATTACCGGAATGGATATGTCCTTCCAGTCTCAGGGGTTTTTCATTAATAGGGGCGAGAGCCTGAGTAATATTCGGTTCAGGGATATTTTGCGATCGTGTTTTTTGGCAGGACCTGCAGGGGCGATCGACCTTCCTTTGGCTAATCAGTTTTTGGAGGTCAACCACGATATGGGTAGTGCTGCTGATCGCTTTGTTTGGGGCTGCACAATAGCTCTCTTTTCAATTCAACAGTTCTAGATGACTCCCTTCAACAGGTCCAGGACACGACCTTATCTAGTGGTAAGTCAATCAATGATTGACGGGCAGCCAAAATCCAGGTTGTTGATTGGGGTTAAATTTTGCGGGTCTTCGACCCGTCAAAATTTTCCTGACGGAACACTAGCACCGCACAAGTTGGGTGTTAGCTTGCCAGCCCACCGCCTCTTTCCAACAGCCAATTCATCCATTCTTGATAATTTGCGGAGAGACCATAAAGACTAGACTGTAGCCGCCTGGTAATAACTTTGGAAACCAGAGATCCAGCTTAAATGTTTGCCCGTACATAGAAGCATCAGCTTTAGCAACAACATTTTGCTAGAGCAACCAAAACCCTAAAGCAGGAATAGGAATATGCTGATATTAAAACGTGAAGAAGGTCAGAGGGTACAAGTTTTGAGTGATCGGGTGTGCATCAAATTAAAGTCTGCCCACTCGTTCAATAGCATGACAGTTGCGACTGTTGATGTTCCTCCAAATGGTTATGTGCCTCCCCATACGCATACCAAAGAAGAAGAAAGCTTCTATATGCTAGAAGGTTCAATGGTGATGTATTTGAATGGTGAAGAGTTTACGATCGAGCCAGGTGACTTTGTACATGTGCCTGCAAAAACACCCCACGGCTATAAGAACAATTCCAACCAAGCCGTCAAGTTTCTGGCATGGACGATCGGAGGCGCAATTGACGAGTTTTTCATCGAAATGTCAGATAAAGTTAGAGATTTACCTGACGATCTATCTAAAATTTCTGCAATTCTTGAGAAGCATGGTATTCAAATGAATGAACCACTTGAGATGTAGTTTTCCTGCTTGACTTTGGATAAGCAAATGACAAATCAAGAGAGCAATAAAAATCTCATAAGGCATTGGCTTGCCAATGGCAATAATGGATTTTCTGCTGGCTTTAAAGATTATATATCTTTAGATTTTGTTGGCCACAGTCGAGACGGCGTGATTGATTTTCATGAGCTTCAGCGATTGGAGTTGGCATTCGTAGAAGCGTTTCCAGACTCTCATTATTCAGTAGAAGATTTGATCGCTGAGAATGATAGAGTTGTTCTTCGTGTCACAACAAGAGGAACTCACAGAAAAGAGTTTCACGGTATCGCCCCTACGAATCGAAAAGTAGAGTTTACCGGCATCGTTATCTACAGAATTCAGGATGGCAAAATTGTGGAGTGTTGGGATGAAATAAACTTTGCTCATTTATGGAAGCAAATAACTGAGTAAGAGCTGCTTTATAAGTAATCGGGTGAGATTAATTATAAAAATGGGGGTCTGGGGGCTTTTGCTGGCGCAACGCTTCGCGAACGTCCCCAGGAATGGGGCGTGCCCCCTTCACCCCTACACCTATCCTCGATTTAATTGTGCCGAGTTACTTAAAGAGAAGCCTGATTGACTAACAAAACTTTTCCCGTAGTAGCACGGCAAGCTTAAACTGTAGGTATATTCAAAGGCGAGTGAAGCCATGAGGCGTTGCTGAATCACGGTATGATTTGCCCGATCTGAACGTGAGGGAGACGCTCCCACTCCCCATCAATGACAACTCTAGTGGTCAGTCAATCAATGATTGACGGGCAGCCAAAATCCAGGTTGTTGATTGGGGTTAAATTTTGCGGGTCTTCGACCCGTCAAAATTTTCCTGACGGAACACTAGTAGTATGAGCATCTTCCTCACGCTCCTGATTCATTCCTTCATTCAGCAACGCCCACGGTCGTTGTTTAGCATAACAAACCTGTTTGAGGGAACTATCAGAAGATCTGGGTATGGACACAAGGGTCACTAACAGCCACTCAGCAGGAACGTTAGCTAGAAAAAAGGGGGGACGGTGGCTATCTCAATTCAGGTTCTTCTGTTAGTTGCTACAACATCTTATCAAGCGATCGCTAGCTGGCTCGAAGATCGCCCACCCCCACCCGGTCAATTGTTTGATGTCGGTTCATATCGACTCCATCTTTACACTGTGGGAGAATCTAGTCCAACCATTGTCCTGGATCATAGTTTAGGAGGAATAGAGGGCTACTTCCTAATTCAGGAATTATCAAAATTAGCCCGAGTTTGTATCTACGATCGAGCTGGATATGGATGGAGTGATCACAGCCCATATCCTCGAACCAGCCATCAAATTGTGAAGGAATTAGATACTCTCCTCGAACAAGCGGCCATCAAACCACCCTACATTTTGGTAGG containing:
- a CDS encoding ester cyclase translates to MTNQESNKNLIRHWLANGNNGFSAGFKDYISLDFVGHSRDGVIDFHELQRLELAFVEAFPDSHYSVEDLIAENDRVVLRVTTRGTHRKEFHGIAPTNRKVEFTGIVIYRIQDGKIVECWDEINFAHLWKQITE
- a CDS encoding transketolase C-terminal domain-containing protein, with product MTTSSFPIDLSAYKLLTLDPTQSTLTAEQREALKANIQLCRDAIVFFTATGAARGVGGHTGGPYDTVPEVMILDAFFRGAADQFVPIFFDEAGHRVGTQYLMATLHGELPAENLLRYREAHAHLPGHPELGLTPGVKFSSGRLGHMWPYVNGVALANPGKVVFCLGSDGSQQEGNDAEAARLAVAQHINVKLIIDDNDVTIAGHPSKYLGGYTVAKTLAGHGLKVLEGDGEDLDSLYRNLCEAVMTPGPIAVINKRPMCVGIDGLEGSTHGHDVISVEKAIAYLEKRGHGAAVEFLKGIQKPKNTYTFIGSSDKWDSNRNVFGDAVVGILGKMSEADRKAKVLVVDSDLEGSCGLKKIHDAHPEVFIPAGIMERGNISAAAGFGMEKGKQGIFATFAAFLEMCISEITMARLNYSNLLCHFSHSGIDDMADNTCHFGLNNFFADNGLDDGYETRLYFPADAGQMKAVVEAVFFDPGLRFIFSTRSKTPYVLDASGNNLYGESYQFVPGKDEVVREGTAGYIVSFGDALYRSLDAAERLKQEGIDVGVINKPTLNVVDEDMLQKVGSSPFVLVVEAFNRRTGLGSRFGSWLLERGLTPKFAHLGTHKEGCGGLWEQFPHQGIDPVGIISKVKELVV
- a CDS encoding cupin domain-containing protein; this translates as MLILKREEGQRVQVLSDRVCIKLKSAHSFNSMTVATVDVPPNGYVPPHTHTKEEESFYMLEGSMVMYLNGEEFTIEPGDFVHVPAKTPHGYKNNSNQAVKFLAWTIGGAIDEFFIEMSDKVRDLPDDLSKISAILEKHGIQMNEPLEM